One Rosa chinensis cultivar Old Blush chromosome 5, RchiOBHm-V2, whole genome shotgun sequence genomic region harbors:
- the LOC112201334 gene encoding uncharacterized protein LOC112201334 — MSLMKRYVLRLFISLKYITANVVDRNNGRIVVTASTIEHSVKGSLECGRSCNAKAAAVVGEVLAMRLKVEGLDQGQGRGIHVNVNNEVEKKGFKNRTKVWAIVNALKNNGVKLILDDNDENSSQPS, encoded by the coding sequence ATGAGTCTTATGAAGCGGTATGTGCTGCGGTTGTTCATATCATTGAAGTACATCACAGCAAACGTCGTTGACAGAAATAATGGCCGGATTGTTGTAACAGCATCTACAATTGAACATTCAGTTAAGGGCTCGCTCGAGTGTGGCCGCTCTTGCAACGCAAAGGCGGCAGCAGTTGTTGGAGAGGTGCTCGCTATGCGACTTAAGGTGGAAGGTCTTGACCAGGGACAGGGACGAGGGATTCATGTCAATGTTAATAATGAAGTTGAGAAGAAGGGTTTTAAGAACCGTACCAAGGTATGGGCTATTGTCAATGCTCTTAAAAACAATGGAGTTAAACTCATTCTTGATGATAATGATGAAAATAGTTCTCAGCCAAGTTAA
- the LOC112201920 gene encoding ABC transporter F family member 1, with amino-acid sequence MVSDASKKKAAQKKAAAAAKRGGKAAAAASSKSASESQNGVDQLANGVNAMHISDRTCTGVLCSHPLSRDIRIESLSVTFHGHDLIVDSELELNYGRRYGLLGLNGCGKSTLLTAIGCRELPIPDHMDIYHLSREIEASDMSSLDAVISCDEERIRLEKEVEELAAQDDGGGEQLERIYERLEALDAATAEKRAAEILYGLGFDKQMQAKKTRDFSGGWRMRIALARALFINPTILLLDEPTNHLDLEACVWLEETLKKFERILVVVSHSQDFLNGVCTNIIHMQSKKLKIYSGNYDQYVQTRSELEENQMKQYKWEQEQIANMKEYIARFGHGSAKLARQAQSKEKTLAKMERGGLTEKVARDKVLVFRFVDVGKLPPPVLQFVEVSFGYTPDNLIYKNIDFGVDLDSRVALVGPNGAGKSTLLKLMTGDLTPLDGMVRRHNHLRIAQFHQHLTEKLDMELSALQFMIKEYPGNEEEKMRASIGKFGLTGKAQVMPMSNLSDGQRSRVIFAWLAFRQPQMLLLDEPTNHLDIETIDSLAEALNEWDGGLVLVSHDFRLINQVAHEIWVCENQAVTRWEGDIMQFKNHLKSKAGLGD; translated from the exons ATGGTGTCCGACGCAAGCAAGAAGAAGGCGGCTCAGAAgaaggcggcggcggcggccaAGAGAGGTGGAAAGGCAGCGGCGGCTGCTTCCTCGAAATCGGCGTCAGAGTCGCAGAATGGAGTCGACCAGCTCGCTAATGGTGTTAATGCGATGCACATATCGGATCGGACTTGCACCGGCGTGCTTTGCTCTCATCCTCTCTCCAGGGACATCCGG ATCGAGTCTCTATCAGTTACTTTTCATGGGCACGATTTGATAGTTGATTCTGAACTGGAGCTTAATTATGGCAG ACGCTATGGTTTACTTGGGTTGAATGGGTGTGGTAAATCTACTCTCCTTACTGCAATAGGGTGCCGAGAGCTTCCTATTCCAGATCACATGGATATCTATCATCTCAGCAGGGAAATTGAAGCTTCAGATATGTCTTCACTTGATGCTGTCATTAGCTGTGATGAGGAGAGGATTAGATTGGAGAAAGAAGTTGAAGAATTGGCAGCTCAG GATGATGGAGGTGGAGAGCAGCTTGAACGCATTTATGAGCGCCTTGAAGCTCTGGATGCAGCAACTGCAGAGAAGCGTGCAGCTGAAATTCTATATGGTCTTGGTTTTGACAAACAGATGCAAGCAAAGAAAACTCGAGATTTTTCTGGTGGTTGGAGGATGAGGATTGCGCTTGCACGTGCTCTATTTATTAACCCAACCATCCTGTTACTTGATGAGCCTACCAATCATCTTG ATCTTGAAGCTTGTGTGTGGTTGGAGGAGACTCTGAAGAAATTTGAACGCATCTTGGTTGTGGTTTCACATTCTCAGGATTTCCTAAATGGTGTTTGCACAAATATCATTCACATGCAGAGCAAGAAGCTGAAGATCTACTCTGGAAACTATGATCAATATGTCCAGACACGTTCAGAACTGGAAGAAAATCAGATGAAACAGTACAAGTGGGAGCAAGAACAGATTGCTAACATGAAAGAGTATATTGCTCGTTTTGGTCACGGGTCAGCAAAACTAGCTCGCCAGGCACAAAGCAAAGAGAAGACTCTAGCTAAAATGGAGCGTGGTGGGCTTACGGAAAAGGTGGCCCGAGACAAGGTTTTAGTCTTTCGTTTTGTTGATGTGGGAAAGCTGCCTCCACCTGTACTTCAGTTCGTTGAAGTCTCATTTGGTTACACTCCTGATAATCTGATCTACAAGAACATTGACTTTGGTGTTGATTTGGATTCGCGTGTAGCTCTGGTTGGGCCCAATGGAGCTGGAAAGAGTACTCTCCTGAAGCTGATGACGGGGGATTTGACTCCTCTTGATGGCATGGTCCGTAGGCACAATCACCTTAGAATCGCTCAATTCCATCAGCACTTGACTGAGAAGCTTGATATGGAGCTGTCTGCCCTCCAGTTTATGATCAAAGAGTACCCAGGAAATGAGGAAGAAAAGATGAGGGCTTCAATTGGTAAATTTGGACTTACAGGCAAGGCACAGGTGATGCCAATGAGCAATTTATCAGATGGGCAGAGGAGCCGAGTGATATTTGCTTGGTTGGCGTTTAGGCAGCCTCAGATGCTTCTGTTGGATGAGCCAACTAATCATTTGGATATTGAGACAATTGACTCACTGGCTGAGGCGTTGAATGAGTGGGATGGGGGTCTGGTTCTTGTTAGCCACGATTTCAGGCTCATAAACCAGGTAGCtcatgagatttgggtatgtGAAAATCAAGCTGTGACCCGGTGGGAAGGTGATATTATGCAATTTAAAAACCACCTAAAGTCAAAGGCTGGATTAGGTGATTAA
- the LOC112167295 gene encoding heavy metal-associated isoprenylated plant protein 3, translating into MGAKKSDGGDNKKGGDGAEKKKEDNPITVVLKIDMHCDGCTSKIVKTLKGFQGVDTVKPEVGAHKLTVVGKVDPSKLREQLAGKLKKKVDLISPQPKKEKDDNSNKKQPEKAASDDKKPKEPPVTTAVLKLNLHCEGCIQKIRKTVTKTRGVHDMSIDKEKELVTLKGTMDMKAVAESLKARLKRNVEIVPPKKDNKKEKEKGEGGGDNGGGGKKKNKEEGGEGGNAGGGGGEKLDKMDFPVGQPGFGQVPPYGVVYGYDYPPLPMIYMGNPHAPQIFSDENPNACSIM; encoded by the exons ATGGGCGCT AAGAAGAGCGACGGCGGAGACAACAAGAAGGGCGGCGACGGCgccgagaagaagaaggaggacaACCCCATCACTGTGGTCTTGAAGATTGACATGCACTGTGACGGCTGCACTTCCAAAATCGTCAAAACCCTCAAAGGCTTTCAAG GGGTCGACACAGTGAAGCCAGAGGTCGGAGCCCACAAGCTGACGGTGGTCGGAAAAGTGGACCCTTCAAAGCTCCGGGAACAGCTCGCCGgaaagctgaagaagaaggtgGACCTCATCTCGCCGCAGCCCAAGAAAGAGAAAGACGACAACAGCAACAAGAAGCAGCCTGAGAAAGCAGCAAGCGACGACAAAAAACCCAAAGAG CCTCCGGTGACGACGGCGGTTCTCAAGCTCAATCTGCACTGCGAGGGTTGCATTCAGAAGATTCGCAAGACCGTCACCAAGACCAGAG GGGTCCATGACATGAGCATTGACAAGGAGAAGGAGCTGGTGACTCTGAAAGGGACAATGGACATGAAGGCGGTGGCTGAGAGTCTCAAAGCGAGGCTGAAGAGGAATGTGGAGATTGTGCCACCCAAGAAGgacaacaagaaagaaaaggagaaaggTGAAGGTGGCGGCGACAATGGCGGAGGTggcaagaagaagaacaaggaggaaggaggagagggtGGTAATGCTGGCGGCGGCGGAGGTGAAAAATTGGACAAGATGGATTTTCCGGTTGGTCAACCCGGGTTTGGCCAGGTACCTCCATATGGGGTTGTTTATGGGTATGATTATCCACCACTACCAATGATCTACATGGGGAATCCTCATGCTCCTCAGATTTTCAGTGATGAGAACCCAAATGCCTGTTCAATTATGTGA